The following proteins come from a genomic window of Sphingobium cloacae:
- a CDS encoding ATP phosphoribosyltransferase regulatory subunit has product MTSFPPGLLPEGLSDRLPPQAEASARLARRVLDTVATHGYERVMPPLAEFEDTLVSRLKSMRAEDMVRAIDPVSQRSLALRPDMTAQVGRIAATRLAGAPRPLRLSYSGPVLRLRANQLRPERERLQVGAELIGSDSVAAAVEIVNVAIEALQAAGVTGLTIDFTLPDLIDTLAAGPLPLAPEEIEAVRAELDAKDAGALAAIGPAAAAYLPLIEATGPFHAAMERLEALNAQLGGAIDSRIAGLRAIAKPIGWDITLTLDPTERHGFEYQNWFGFSIFADGFIGEVGRGGSYAIARADGSNEPAMGFSLYPDPLIDAGFGGEAPRRLFLPLDHDAERAAALRAEGWHTIAALTGDEDGERLRCSHWLDGTEPRAY; this is encoded by the coding sequence ATGACCAGCTTCCCCCCCGGCCTCCTGCCCGAAGGACTGTCCGACCGCCTGCCCCCGCAGGCGGAAGCCTCCGCCCGCCTCGCGCGCCGCGTGCTCGATACGGTGGCGACGCACGGTTATGAGCGCGTCATGCCGCCCCTCGCCGAGTTCGAGGACACGCTGGTCAGCCGTCTCAAATCCATGCGCGCCGAGGATATGGTGCGCGCCATCGATCCCGTGTCGCAGCGCAGCCTCGCTCTCCGCCCGGACATGACCGCGCAGGTCGGCCGCATCGCCGCCACCCGCCTCGCCGGCGCGCCGCGTCCCCTGCGCCTGTCCTATTCCGGGCCGGTCCTGCGCCTGCGCGCCAATCAGCTCCGCCCGGAACGCGAACGCTTGCAGGTCGGCGCGGAACTGATCGGCAGCGATAGCGTCGCCGCCGCCGTCGAGATCGTGAACGTCGCCATCGAAGCCCTGCAAGCCGCAGGCGTCACGGGCCTCACCATCGACTTCACCCTGCCCGACCTGATCGACACGCTCGCCGCCGGACCGCTCCCTCTCGCGCCGGAGGAGATCGAGGCGGTCCGCGCCGAACTCGACGCCAAGGATGCGGGCGCGCTTGCCGCGATCGGCCCGGCCGCCGCCGCCTATCTCCCGCTGATCGAGGCGACCGGCCCCTTCCATGCGGCGATGGAGCGCCTCGAAGCGCTGAACGCCCAGCTTGGCGGCGCGATCGACAGCCGCATCGCGGGCCTGCGCGCCATCGCGAAGCCGATCGGCTGGGACATCACCCTGACGCTCGACCCCACCGAGCGCCATGGCTTCGAATATCAGAACTGGTTCGGTTTCTCGATCTTCGCGGACGGCTTCATCGGGGAGGTCGGGCGCGGCGGCAGCTACGCCATCGCCCGCGCCGATGGGAGCAACGAACCGGCCATGGGCTTCTCCCTCTACCCCGATCCGCTGATCGACGCGGGCTTCGGCGGGGAAGCGCCGCGCCGCCTGTTCCTGCCGTTGGACCATGACGCGGAGCGCGCCGCCGCCCTGCGCGCCGAAGGCTGGCACACCATCGCCGCCCTCACCGGCGACGAGGATGGGGAGCGCCTGCGCTGCTCCCACTGGCTCGATGGCACGGAGCCGCGCGCTTACTGA
- a CDS encoding adenylosuccinate synthase: MANVTVIGAQWGDEGKGKIVDWLSERADVVARFQGGHNAGHTLVVGENVYKLSLLPSGIVRGTLSVIGNGVVLDPWHFRDEVAKLKGQGVAITPENLQIAETCPLILPFHRDLDGLREDASGAGKIGTTRRGIGPAYEDKVGRRAIRVCDLAHLDDLGPQLDRLTAHHDALRAGFNEAPIDRDALMAELRDIAAFILPFVKPVWLTLNKAKAEGKRILFEGAQGTLLDIDHGTYPFVTSSNTVAGTAASGTGLGPGGAGFVLGIVKAYTTRVGSGPFPTEQENDIGQRLGERGHEFGTVTGRKRRCGWFDAVLVRQSVAVSGVTGIALTKLDVLDGFEELKICVGYRIGETAYDYLPAHAQDQAKAEPIYESIEGWQDTTAGARSWADLPAQAIKYIRRIEELIGCPVTLVSTSPEREDTILVRDPFAD; this comes from the coding sequence ATGGCAAATGTTACCGTGATCGGCGCTCAATGGGGCGACGAAGGTAAGGGCAAGATCGTCGACTGGCTGTCGGAACGGGCCGATGTCGTCGCGCGATTCCAGGGCGGCCACAATGCGGGCCACACGCTGGTCGTGGGCGAGAATGTCTACAAGCTCTCGCTGCTCCCCTCGGGCATCGTGCGCGGCACGCTGTCGGTCATCGGCAATGGCGTGGTGCTCGACCCGTGGCACTTCCGCGATGAGGTCGCCAAGCTGAAAGGGCAGGGCGTCGCCATCACCCCGGAAAACCTCCAGATCGCGGAAACCTGCCCGCTGATCCTGCCCTTCCACCGCGACCTCGACGGCCTGCGCGAGGATGCGTCGGGTGCGGGCAAGATCGGCACCACGCGCCGCGGCATCGGCCCGGCCTATGAGGACAAGGTCGGCCGCCGCGCGATCCGCGTCTGCGATCTCGCCCATCTCGACGATCTCGGCCCGCAGCTCGATCGCCTGACCGCCCATCACGACGCCCTGCGCGCCGGCTTCAACGAAGCCCCCATCGACCGCGACGCGCTGATGGCGGAACTGCGCGACATCGCCGCCTTCATCCTGCCCTTCGTCAAGCCCGTCTGGCTGACGCTCAACAAGGCGAAGGCCGAAGGCAAGCGCATCCTGTTCGAAGGCGCGCAGGGCACATTGCTCGACATCGACCACGGCACCTATCCCTTCGTCACCTCCTCCAACACGGTGGCGGGCACGGCGGCGAGCGGCACCGGCCTTGGCCCCGGCGGGGCGGGCTTCGTGCTCGGCATCGTCAAGGCCTATACCACCCGCGTCGGCTCCGGCCCCTTCCCGACCGAGCAGGAGAATGACATCGGCCAGCGCCTGGGCGAACGCGGCCATGAATTCGGCACGGTGACGGGCCGCAAGCGCCGCTGCGGCTGGTTCGACGCGGTGCTGGTGCGCCAGTCGGTCGCCGTGTCGGGCGTCACCGGCATTGCGCTGACCAAGCTCGACGTGCTCGACGGGTTCGAGGAACTGAAGATCTGCGTCGGCTATCGTATCGGCGAGACGGCCTACGACTATCTCCCCGCCCATGCGCAGGATCAGGCGAAGGCGGAGCCGATCTACGAAAGCATCGAAGGCTGGCAGGACACCACGGCGGGCGCGCGGAGCTGGGCCGACCTCCCGGCTCAAGCGATCAAATATATCCGCCGGATCGAGGAACTGATCGGCTGCCCGGTCACGCTCGTCTCAACCTCTCCAGAGCGCGAGGACACCATCCTCGTGCGCGACCCCTTCGCGGATTGA
- a CDS encoding dicarboxylate/amino acid:cation symporter encodes MRNRLTAFILLGMVLGVVTGFLANLWVGGDKALAKEVAGYFHLLADIFLHLIKMIIAPLVFSTLVAGIAHMGDSAALGRIGGRALGWFIIASLISLGLGLVLVNFFAPGEGLNLVRSGADSGVNAEALNFRDFVLHVFPTSMVGAMADNSILQIVVFSLFVGVALTAIGEKGKPIVTVIEALVELMLQVTGYVMRVAPLAVFGALASAITTEGLGVLKTFGELVGEFYLSLFILWLLLCGAGAIFLGRRILTLLRYVREPVLIAFSTASSEAAYPKMLEQLDRFGVPRRIYSFVLPLGYSFNLDGSMMYASFATIFIAQAYNIDLPIMTQITILLVLMVTSKGIAAVPRASLVVIAATLGQFNLPVEGIAFILAVDHFMDMGRTATNVLGNAIATSVVTKWEGMLEVEEPEYVPPHKAPSHTPSHGRAGLELAEDMVEEERRG; translated from the coding sequence ATGCGCAATCGACTGACGGCCTTCATTCTGCTCGGCATGGTGCTGGGCGTCGTCACGGGGTTCCTCGCCAATTTGTGGGTGGGCGGCGACAAGGCGCTGGCCAAGGAGGTGGCGGGCTATTTCCATCTGCTGGCCGACATCTTCCTCCACCTCATCAAGATGATCATCGCGCCGCTGGTCTTTTCCACGCTGGTCGCGGGCATCGCCCATATGGGGGACAGCGCGGCGCTGGGGCGGATCGGCGGCAGGGCGCTAGGCTGGTTCATCATCGCCAGCCTCATTTCGCTGGGGCTGGGCCTCGTCCTCGTCAATTTCTTCGCGCCGGGCGAAGGGTTGAACCTCGTCCGGTCAGGCGCGGATTCAGGCGTCAATGCCGAGGCGCTCAATTTCCGCGACTTCGTGCTGCATGTCTTTCCCACCTCCATGGTGGGGGCGATGGCGGACAATTCGATCCTCCAGATCGTCGTCTTCTCCCTGTTCGTGGGCGTGGCGCTGACCGCCATCGGGGAGAAGGGCAAGCCGATCGTCACCGTGATCGAAGCGCTGGTCGAACTGATGTTGCAGGTGACGGGCTATGTGATGCGGGTCGCGCCGCTGGCGGTGTTCGGCGCGCTCGCCTCCGCGATCACGACCGAGGGGCTGGGCGTGCTCAAGACCTTCGGGGAACTGGTGGGCGAATTCTACCTGTCGCTGTTCATCCTGTGGCTGCTGCTGTGCGGGGCGGGCGCGATCTTCCTGGGACGGCGCATCCTGACGCTGCTGCGCTATGTGCGCGAGCCGGTGCTGATCGCCTTTTCCACCGCCTCGTCCGAAGCGGCATACCCGAAGATGCTGGAGCAGCTCGACCGCTTCGGCGTGCCGCGCCGCATCTACAGCTTCGTGCTGCCGCTGGGCTACAGCTTCAACCTCGACGGGTCGATGATGTATGCGTCCTTCGCGACGATCTTCATCGCGCAGGCCTATAATATCGACCTGCCGATCATGACGCAGATCACCATATTGCTGGTGCTGATGGTGACGAGCAAGGGCATCGCCGCCGTGCCGCGCGCCTCGCTGGTGGTGATCGCCGCGACGCTGGGCCAGTTCAACCTGCCGGTCGAGGGGATCGCCTTCATCCTGGCGGTCGATCATTTCATGGACATGGGCCGCACCGCCACCAACGTGCTGGGCAACGCCATCGCCACGTCGGTCGTCACCAAATGGGAAGGGATGCTGGAGGTCGAGGAGCCCGAATATGTGCCGCCCCACAAGGCGCCCTCCCACACCCCATCCCATGGCCGCGCGGGCCTCGAACTGGCCGAGGATATGGTGGAGGAGGAAAGGCGGGGTTAG